The following coding sequences lie in one Silvanigrella aquatica genomic window:
- a CDS encoding imm11 family protein, whose amino-acid sequence MDQLFKIQWPSPKSKYYLLYSSIDKATGHKYSDDLFKNAVIIDIKNELIIEKSWGKNFADFHHGIGDAPYINENFIECLKNVGEKNYQLIPVSVLPEEKTYYILNILNMIDCVDREKSKFTLWTEEDNRPDILGDYHSFDEMILDRKLVPEGVHIFRLKGYEVITVITKELLNEFKKKKITGFTTKPVG is encoded by the coding sequence ATGGATCAACTTTTTAAAATTCAGTGGCCTTCTCCTAAATCAAAATACTATCTTTTATATTCTTCTATTGATAAAGCTACAGGCCATAAATATAGTGACGATTTGTTTAAAAATGCCGTCATTATTGATATTAAAAATGAACTAATTATAGAAAAATCTTGGGGCAAAAATTTCGCGGATTTTCATCATGGCATTGGTGATGCTCCATATATAAATGAAAATTTTATAGAATGCTTAAAAAATGTAGGTGAAAAAAATTATCAGCTTATTCCAGTATCTGTTCTTCCTGAGGAAAAAACATATTATATATTAAATATTCTAAATATGATAGATTGTGTCGATAGAGAAAAGTCAAAATTTACTTTGTGGACTGAAGAAGACAATAGACCAGATATATTAGGTGACTATCATTCGTTTGATGAAATGATACTTGATCGTAAATTAGTTCCTGAAGGAGTTCATATTTTTAGATTAAAAGGATATGAAGTAATTACTGTTATAACAAAAGAACTTTTGAATGAATTTAAAAAGAAAAAAATAACTGGGTTTACAACAAAGCCTGTGGGTTAG
- a CDS encoding AHH domain-containing protein yields MQKVQAVQCDFIESVLNSTCPPNVLTELTALANEVSSVQNVATVNVEPVSIENLNASKTSVAPKLAPAAASMVTAKVQKAQIHHIATDKNNVSPKGGGPWTPRFREMFEKAGMDISKDSANHVSLPGHKANHPAEYHQEVFDRLSKATKDLSGTTYKDAFKAELAKLKKEISTPGSRLNKQLTESRGKETKDNSKGKSGGGSSISREQRNNNRSKN; encoded by the coding sequence TTGCAGAAAGTTCAAGCAGTTCAATGTGATTTTATAGAATCTGTTCTTAATAGCACATGCCCTCCAAATGTTTTGACTGAACTCACGGCACTTGCTAATGAAGTTTCTTCTGTTCAAAATGTCGCAACAGTAAATGTAGAACCGGTTTCTATTGAAAATCTTAATGCATCGAAGACTTCAGTTGCACCTAAGTTAGCACCTGCCGCAGCCTCTATGGTGACCGCAAAAGTTCAAAAAGCTCAGATCCATCATATTGCAACAGATAAAAATAATGTGTCTCCTAAAGGTGGTGGGCCTTGGACGCCACGATTTAGAGAAATGTTTGAAAAAGCTGGAATGGATATTTCAAAAGATTCCGCAAATCATGTATCACTTCCAGGGCATAAGGCAAATCATCCTGCTGAATATCATCAGGAGGTTTTTGATAGACTCTCAAAAGCTACTAAAGATTTATCAGGGACTACCTATAAAGATGCTTTCAAAGCCGAACTTGCTAAACTTAAAAAGGAAATATCGACTCCAGGAAGTCGATTAAATAAGCAATTAACAGAAAGCAGAGGGAAAGAAACCAAGGATAATAGCAAAGGAAAATCAGGAGGAGGTTCTTCTATAAGTAGGGAACAAAGAAATAATAATAGATCAAAGAATTAA
- a CDS encoding DUF2079 domain-containing protein has product MSQYYGFKISGIDFSIFEGLLQNAIKGNWGFEDITQIYHFGVHQNWVLFLVLPFYYIIPHPLLLVTLSSIILWIPGIQIIKIAKKLGYDDSFAYLSSICWWTCGFTVQSLHGNFYPEFFYPLFLFAMLISYLDKKNIPVIIYAFLFLSVKEDAIIYIIGFSIAIIFKIIINKVKKYQPEISLYIHLFLILLSIFFGLINFAIVKPYFLKLSNIQEVGYIGWWKQWGSTPFEILVNLLNNPGIFTKSLFASSGWKILYIPVLFIPLFNLEVLFASLPIIFLYGISQGNPAEYSLYYPLVIWSFALYGHLHYMVF; this is encoded by the coding sequence TTGTCACAATATTATGGATTTAAAATATCAGGAATAGATTTTAGTATATTTGAAGGTTTATTACAAAATGCGATTAAAGGAAATTGGGGTTTTGAAGATATTACACAAATTTATCACTTTGGTGTTCATCAAAATTGGGTTTTATTTTTAGTACTACCCTTTTATTATATTATTCCACATCCATTATTATTAGTTACTTTATCTTCAATAATACTATGGATTCCTGGAATTCAAATTATTAAAATTGCAAAAAAATTAGGATACGACGATTCATTTGCGTATTTATCTTCAATCTGCTGGTGGACTTGCGGTTTTACTGTTCAATCTTTGCATGGAAATTTTTATCCAGAATTCTTTTACCCCTTATTTTTATTTGCAATGCTAATATCTTATTTGGATAAAAAAAATATACCAGTTATTATTTATGCCTTTTTATTTTTAAGCGTAAAAGAGGATGCTATTATTTACATAATAGGATTTTCAATTGCTATAATATTTAAAATAATTATAAATAAAGTAAAGAAATATCAACCTGAAATATCATTATATATTCACTTATTTTTAATTTTATTAAGCATATTTTTTGGATTAATTAACTTTGCTATTGTGAAGCCTTATTTTTTGAAATTGAGCAATATTCAAGAAGTTGGATATATTGGATGGTGGAAACAATGGGGTAGCACCCCTTTTGAAATTTTAGTAAATTTACTAAATAATCCAGGCATATTTACTAAATCTTTATTTGCCTCTTCAGGATGGAAAATTTTATACATACCAGTGCTTTTTATTCCGTTATTTAATTTAGAAGTTTTATTTGCTTCACTCCCAATTATATTTTTATATGGTATTTCTCAAGGAAATCCTGCAGAATACAGTTTATATTATCCTCTTGTTATATGGTCATTTGCATTATATGGTCATTTGCATTATATGGTCTTTTAA
- the secA gene encoding preprotein translocase subunit SecA produces MLNILKSLFGTKNDRELRKIAPILTKINMLESKMQLMSDGELKAKTAEFKSRYQKGETLDSLLAEAFAVVREASKRSLGKRHFDVQLIGGYVLHQGKIAEMRTGEGKTLTATAPVYLNALSGKSVHVVTVNEYLASSQSLEMSKLYGFLGLTTGCILSGMSDQERQEAYCCDVTYATNNELGFDYLRDNMKVRLEDFVQRGHHFTIVDEVDSILIDEARTPLIISGPSDTTSDKYLVSNNAIRGLRKEIDYTVDEKSRACALTEAGISKVEKRLNIENLFDPENNELVHACNNALRAHVLFRKDDHYIVQNGQIIIVDEFTGRLMHGRRFSDGLHQALEAKENVQIQPENQTLAQVTLQNYFRMYEKLSGMTGTADTEAVEFHNIYKLNVVVIPTNRNMIRKDYDDVLFLKQAIKFNAVADEIEKIHKTGQPILVGTVSIEKSELLSELLKKKKIPHQVLNAKHHEQEAHIIAEAGQKNRVTLSTNMAGRGTDIILGEGVAELGGLYVIGTERHESRRIDNQLRGRSGRQGDPGASKFFLSWEDELMRRFNNKANQFIMEKFVGDEAIHDPRLTNVISKVQKRVEGFNYDIRKQLLQYDDVLNQQRKAIYAARMRILRKENVKEILTGEPVEKFARTICDDFSPPSGLPGELVAVDYRNLERILFRNFNKAIPFTSDERRKEEVSRLEFYELITHKLISEYEEKEKLFGAEQMRDIERWVMLQTIDSWWKDHLLNIDHLKDGIGLRGYAQKDPLQEYKNEAFELFIRLISAIKQDTLQMIFRVQPNLAEKFISEAKEEVERKAKNELKNSHAAHEDPEVAFENRLEEKETLERKRAIYSS; encoded by the coding sequence ATGTTAAATATTCTCAAGTCTCTCTTTGGAACGAAAAACGATCGAGAATTGCGAAAAATCGCACCTATTCTAACAAAAATAAACATGCTCGAATCGAAAATGCAATTGATGAGTGATGGCGAATTAAAAGCGAAAACCGCGGAATTTAAATCTCGTTATCAAAAGGGAGAAACGCTCGATTCCTTACTTGCCGAAGCCTTTGCTGTGGTTCGTGAGGCGAGTAAACGCAGTTTGGGAAAACGTCATTTCGATGTGCAGCTCATTGGCGGATATGTATTGCATCAAGGCAAAATCGCAGAAATGCGTACAGGTGAAGGAAAAACCCTGACGGCGACAGCACCAGTGTATTTAAATGCTCTTTCAGGAAAAAGCGTACACGTGGTTACGGTAAACGAGTATTTGGCTTCGTCTCAGTCCCTTGAAATGAGCAAATTATATGGCTTCCTTGGACTTACAACAGGCTGTATTCTTTCAGGAATGAGCGATCAAGAGCGTCAAGAAGCCTATTGCTGCGACGTGACTTACGCCACTAACAACGAACTTGGCTTCGACTATCTTCGCGATAACATGAAGGTTCGCTTGGAAGATTTTGTACAACGCGGTCACCATTTTACTATTGTGGATGAAGTGGACTCCATTCTTATCGATGAAGCGCGCACGCCTCTTATTATCAGTGGCCCTTCGGACACAACATCTGATAAATATCTTGTTTCAAACAATGCTATCCGTGGGTTACGTAAAGAAATTGATTACACTGTGGATGAAAAATCCCGTGCCTGCGCCCTTACCGAAGCCGGAATTTCAAAAGTTGAAAAACGCCTAAATATTGAGAATTTATTTGATCCGGAAAATAATGAGCTGGTTCATGCTTGTAATAATGCGCTCAGAGCCCATGTTTTATTTAGAAAAGATGATCATTATATTGTACAAAATGGACAAATTATTATTGTCGACGAATTTACCGGACGCCTCATGCACGGACGTCGTTTTTCCGATGGTCTTCACCAAGCTCTCGAAGCCAAAGAAAATGTGCAAATCCAACCTGAAAATCAAACTTTAGCGCAAGTCACATTACAAAATTACTTCCGCATGTATGAAAAATTATCAGGTATGACGGGAACAGCAGATACAGAAGCTGTTGAATTCCATAATATTTATAAATTAAATGTTGTGGTGATCCCCACAAATAGAAATATGATCCGTAAAGACTATGATGATGTTTTATTTTTAAAACAAGCTATTAAATTCAATGCTGTAGCAGATGAAATTGAAAAAATTCATAAAACGGGTCAACCAATTCTTGTAGGTACCGTAAGCATTGAAAAGAGTGAATTACTTTCCGAGCTTCTCAAAAAGAAGAAAATTCCTCATCAGGTTTTAAATGCAAAACACCACGAACAAGAAGCACATATTATTGCAGAAGCAGGACAAAAAAATCGCGTTACCTTATCAACCAACATGGCAGGACGCGGAACCGATATTATTTTAGGTGAAGGTGTTGCTGAACTAGGAGGCTTATACGTTATTGGTACAGAGCGTCATGAGAGCCGCCGTATTGACAATCAGCTGCGCGGGCGTTCCGGTCGTCAAGGGGATCCGGGAGCAAGTAAGTTCTTCTTGTCTTGGGAAGATGAACTCATGCGTCGTTTTAATAATAAAGCCAATCAATTTATTATGGAAAAGTTTGTCGGTGACGAAGCCATTCACGATCCGCGTCTCACCAACGTCATTAGTAAAGTACAAAAACGAGTGGAAGGCTTTAACTACGACATTCGAAAACAACTTCTACAATATGATGATGTTTTAAATCAACAAAGAAAAGCCATTTATGCTGCTCGTATGCGTATTTTGCGCAAGGAAAATGTAAAAGAAATACTTACTGGAGAACCTGTAGAAAAATTTGCGCGCACCATTTGTGATGATTTTTCGCCCCCCAGTGGTTTGCCAGGCGAACTGGTTGCCGTTGACTACAGAAATTTAGAGAGAATTTTATTCCGCAATTTCAACAAAGCCATTCCTTTTACTTCAGATGAAAGAAGAAAAGAGGAAGTCAGCCGCCTGGAATTTTATGAACTCATCACTCATAAATTAATTTCAGAATATGAAGAAAAAGAAAAACTCTTTGGTGCCGAGCAAATGCGCGACATTGAGCGCTGGGTCATGCTTCAAACCATAGATTCTTGGTGGAAGGATCACTTACTAAATATCGACCACCTCAAAGATGGCATTGGACTACGCGGTTATGCACAAAAAGATCCTCTGCAGGAATATAAAAATGAAGCCTTTGAATTATTTATCCGTTTGATCAGCGCCATTAAGCAAGATACTTTGCAAATGATTTTCCGCGTACAACCCAATTTGGCTGAAAAGTTTATTTCTGAAGCTAAGGAAGAGGTGGAAAGAAAAGCAAAGAATGAATTAAAAAATTCTCATGCTGCCCATGAAGATCCCGAAGTGGCTTTTGAAAATCGCCTTGAAGAAAAAGAAACCTTAGAGAGAAAAAGAGCTATTTATTCTTCTTAA
- a CDS encoding GAF domain-containing sensor histidine kinase, with translation MIKKKASMRQGMCDSFADQKRIETLRSYQILNSTPENDFDEITNLAVKVFKCPVAYISFVDKNRSWFKSIKCFDNFGSGKGLGFLKIPVEFFETSYDNEDIIIVQDTLLDNRFSNLPCVIQHPYIRFYAATPIYSSIGHKLGYLCIMDNKVNDLSDSEKMYLKFLANRVVRLLELRRNRFLLSNINSNSLLENTVDIFDKNEMEICNSNVRFLHNQKSNSSNSECTYFQSEDNNINNIIVYDKYKFVSIQQIIENAISACHDEIKFFQIKLSLTWDLNPNLIIECKPFLISHVFSSILQNAIQFIKDKKYKWIDIALKEFVHDIEIVVSDSRSIVEDSIQRSANNDKQGIPNLLNYLNQYIGMQGGQVLMQKNCEQMTFKFILPKKILEYIN, from the coding sequence ATGATAAAAAAAAAGGCTTCAATGAGACAGGGAATGTGTGATTCTTTTGCAGATCAAAAACGGATTGAAACGCTGAGAAGTTATCAAATATTAAATTCTACTCCTGAAAATGATTTTGATGAAATAACTAATTTAGCAGTTAAAGTATTTAAATGTCCTGTAGCTTATATTAGCTTTGTCGACAAAAATCGATCTTGGTTTAAATCAATTAAATGTTTTGATAATTTTGGATCGGGAAAAGGTTTGGGATTTTTAAAAATTCCTGTTGAATTTTTTGAAACGAGCTATGATAATGAAGATATTATTATTGTTCAAGATACTTTATTAGATAATAGATTTTCAAATTTACCTTGCGTGATTCAACATCCTTATATTCGATTTTATGCAGCTACACCTATTTATTCTTCTATAGGACATAAGTTGGGTTATTTATGTATTATGGATAATAAGGTAAATGATTTATCTGATAGTGAAAAAATGTATTTAAAATTTCTTGCAAATAGGGTGGTTAGATTACTTGAATTGCGCAGAAATAGATTTTTATTATCAAATATTAACAGCAATAGTCTACTTGAAAATACGGTCGATATTTTTGATAAAAATGAAATGGAAATATGCAATAGTAATGTAAGATTTTTACATAACCAAAAATCGAATTCATCAAATTCTGAATGTACATATTTTCAATCTGAGGATAATAATATAAATAATATTATTGTTTATGATAAATATAAATTTGTTTCTATACAACAAATTATTGAAAATGCAATTTCTGCTTGTCATGATGAAATAAAATTTTTTCAAATTAAATTATCTTTAACATGGGATTTAAATCCTAATTTGATAATTGAATGCAAACCCTTTTTAATTTCTCATGTCTTTTCATCTATTCTTCAAAATGCGATTCAATTTATTAAAGATAAAAAATATAAGTGGATTGATATCGCTTTAAAAGAGTTTGTTCATGATATTGAAATTGTTGTTTCCGATAGCCGTTCCATTGTTGAAGATTCTATACAACGAAGTGCAAATAATGATAAACAAGGTATCCCTAATCTTTTAAATTATTTAAATCAATATATTGGCATGCAAGGTGGACAAGTTTTAATGCAAAAAAACTGTGAACAAATGACATTTAAGTTTATTTTGCCTAAAAAAATATTAGAGTATATAAATTAA
- a CDS encoding ATP-binding protein, whose protein sequence is MAKTFSYLLVGVEIFPVEIETVLGNGFSGLNILGLGTEATRDMRERVRSALESTGISIPARRVVVNITPNELIKMSRIPFSQLDFAVAASIIYALFEEQENQQSLCAPEKEFLAGELSLSGQLKEVQNALIYESALSQEKESMCLCLPKANNNMSENDNLQFYATLLEWLNKRKMKDINVQKNKEKLSDKKISIIKNQLQFFEKSSFFVSDIEENILLLMKNPKVCISLLAAAFGNHHILVAGEPGIGKSFSLQKIPQFLIPLNQKEQLEVKLIHSLSGSVKRPFRSPHHSATPAALVGGSSLKPGEVSLAHCGVLFLDELAEFSSPSLESLREPLDAGEVFLSRAGGSIRYPAKFILCATTNPCPCGFLFSKTKPCRCHPKESRKYLQKISGPLLDRFCLQVWLDPHCDVMQQDVFSQYLFKIIENGKLKDFSYHFVNTKINYLNGSYNDDTVFDMKNLIKKNEKILSLSLRGQDKIISVLQTFHAIFPEIICDENFLESVLSYRILDKMFLQKNIF, encoded by the coding sequence ATGGCAAAAACATTCTCTTATTTGCTAGTTGGAGTAGAAATATTCCCTGTAGAAATAGAAACTGTATTAGGAAATGGCTTTTCAGGTCTCAATATTTTGGGTTTAGGAACAGAGGCCACGCGCGACATGCGGGAACGCGTGCGGTCGGCATTGGAGTCAACTGGGATATCTATTCCTGCCCGTAGAGTTGTTGTGAATATCACACCCAATGAGCTGATTAAAATGTCGCGCATTCCTTTTTCTCAATTGGATTTTGCAGTCGCTGCATCTATTATTTATGCTCTATTTGAAGAACAAGAAAATCAGCAAAGTTTGTGCGCTCCGGAAAAAGAATTTTTAGCTGGCGAACTTTCTCTTTCAGGGCAATTAAAAGAAGTCCAAAATGCTTTAATTTATGAATCGGCATTGAGTCAGGAAAAGGAATCAATGTGTCTTTGCTTACCAAAAGCAAATAATAATATGTCAGAGAATGACAATTTACAATTTTATGCGACTCTTTTAGAATGGCTTAATAAACGAAAAATGAAGGATATAAATGTTCAAAAAAATAAGGAAAAACTTTCAGATAAAAAGATTTCTATTATAAAAAATCAATTACAGTTTTTTGAAAAATCAAGCTTCTTTGTTTCTGATATTGAAGAGAATATTTTATTGTTAATGAAAAATCCAAAAGTTTGTATTTCTCTATTAGCTGCGGCCTTTGGCAATCATCATATTTTAGTAGCGGGTGAACCAGGTATTGGAAAAAGTTTTTCTCTACAAAAAATTCCTCAATTTTTAATCCCTTTAAATCAAAAAGAACAATTAGAAGTTAAGCTAATACATTCGTTAAGTGGATCCGTGAAAAGACCTTTTCGTTCCCCTCATCATTCGGCCACTCCTGCTGCTTTGGTGGGAGGCAGTTCTTTAAAACCGGGTGAAGTTTCTTTAGCGCATTGCGGTGTTCTTTTTTTAGATGAGCTTGCGGAGTTTTCTAGTCCCAGTTTAGAATCTTTGCGAGAACCACTCGATGCAGGAGAGGTATTTTTATCACGTGCCGGAGGCAGCATTCGCTATCCTGCAAAATTTATTTTGTGCGCAACTACCAATCCTTGTCCTTGCGGTTTTCTGTTTTCTAAAACAAAGCCTTGTCGCTGTCATCCTAAGGAAAGTAGAAAATATTTGCAAAAAATAAGCGGTCCTCTATTAGATCGCTTTTGCTTGCAGGTTTGGCTAGATCCTCATTGCGATGTTATGCAGCAAGATGTTTTTTCACAATATTTATTCAAAATAATTGAAAATGGTAAGCTAAAAGATTTCTCATATCACTTTGTAAATACTAAAATAAATTATTTAAATGGATCTTATAATGATGATACTGTTTTTGATATGAAAAACTTAATCAAAAAAAATGAAAAAATATTATCATTATCACTAAGAGGTCAGGATAAAATAATATCTGTGTTGCAAACATTTCATGCTATTTTTCCAGAAATTATTTGTGATGAAAATTTTTTAGAATCAGTATTAAGTTATAGAATATTAGATAAAATGTTTTTACAAAAAAATATTTTTTAG
- a CDS encoding response regulator, translating into MAKTVLIVDDVPTVRNLAKFALTKAGFVILEAENGSVGLAVAKSKQIDLVISALNMPVMGGFDLAKAMKADPKTQNIPIFILTKDTNPDDAQIGKEIGIRAWIIKPFVPDKLLAAVKKALE; encoded by the coding sequence ATGGCGAAAACGGTTTTGATTGTAGATGACGTTCCCACGGTTCGGAATCTCGCAAAATTTGCTTTAACAAAAGCGGGCTTTGTCATATTGGAAGCTGAAAATGGCTCGGTAGGTTTGGCAGTTGCAAAATCAAAACAGATTGATCTCGTCATCTCCGCACTCAATATGCCCGTGATGGGCGGATTTGATTTAGCAAAAGCGATGAAAGCAGATCCTAAAACGCAAAACATCCCTATTTTTATTTTAACCAAAGATACGAATCCCGATGATGCTCAAATTGGAAAAGAAATTGGCATAAGAGCCTGGATTATTAAGCCTTTTGTCCCAGATAAACTATTAGCGGCTGTAAAAAAAGCGCTTGAATAA
- a CDS encoding rhodanese-like domain-containing protein: MKLNCKEFAVMYKSGDVSKKVLLDVRDANECSGGTLKGSINIPMAELETRFQEIPKDKEVYIYCKSGGRAEKAEMFLVHKGVKSTRFANPGGYEELKELF, from the coding sequence ATGAAGCTAAACTGTAAAGAATTTGCGGTGATGTATAAAAGCGGCGATGTCAGCAAGAAAGTTTTACTTGATGTCCGTGATGCCAATGAGTGTTCTGGAGGGACTCTGAAAGGAAGCATAAATATTCCCATGGCAGAATTAGAAACCCGTTTCCAAGAAATTCCAAAAGATAAAGAAGTTTATATTTACTGCAAATCGGGGGGGCGTGCCGAAAAAGCGGAAATGTTTCTGGTTCATAAAGGTGTGAAATCAACCCGATTTGCCAATCCAGGAGGATATGAAGAGCTTAAAGAATTATTTTAA
- a CDS encoding ABC1 kinase family protein: MPSSILQKFRNVGRLTNIVNILARYGFKREIQRTELGDLLNHSPDEAQSQENTTNYHFSRAKRLSMAFEELGPTFVKLAQLLSSREDLIPKHYVEEFKRLCDKVKPIPPEIVEKTLASELPPDLLAEIAHFNYTPIGSASIGQVHRAKLTDGSNVVFKVQRPDVDVIINNDLAILMTLATILETALPELKQLRPTVIVSELRRSLMNELDYSREAANTERMRHFFKDHENIIIPSIYYKYCTSKILCMSEMYGTKLTDNIKIENGSSLVRIGVEAFLDMTFQFGIFHGDLHPGNLILREDGKLAIIDFGLTVRLKRDLRNTLAFMFYALSKHDVETCARLFVELTEKDDLTISSQLESEIAEILDSVISVPVQELRLGRTLMRIARVAASRNAPMERDLILFFRALIALENFGRSLDPHFQILEFATEYYEKNSLLQFDKKWLERNIGLAMHDSGAFIKDLPITLRILAKKLQSGTLTFQFKSEDIIFLTRELDRASNRLSLAILLGSIVLGSSIATYGKQGRLYDFLATFGLIGFGTAVILGLWLIIGIIRSGRFK; the protein is encoded by the coding sequence ATGCCTTCAAGTATTCTACAAAAATTTAGAAATGTAGGAAGACTCACCAACATAGTTAATATTCTTGCACGCTATGGCTTCAAACGTGAAATTCAACGCACAGAACTTGGCGATTTACTGAATCATTCTCCAGATGAAGCACAATCTCAAGAAAACACGACAAATTATCATTTTTCTCGTGCAAAACGATTGTCTATGGCTTTTGAAGAGCTGGGACCTACTTTTGTAAAGTTAGCGCAGTTGCTTTCCTCAAGAGAAGATCTCATTCCAAAACATTATGTTGAAGAATTCAAACGCCTTTGCGATAAAGTAAAACCCATTCCCCCCGAAATTGTTGAAAAAACTCTTGCTTCCGAATTGCCACCGGATCTTTTAGCTGAAATTGCCCATTTTAATTACACTCCTATAGGCTCCGCAAGCATCGGGCAGGTTCATAGGGCAAAGCTCACCGATGGCAGCAATGTGGTTTTTAAAGTACAACGCCCCGATGTCGATGTTATAATCAACAATGATCTCGCTATATTAATGACTTTAGCCACCATTTTAGAAACAGCCCTTCCCGAATTAAAACAATTGCGTCCTACTGTTATCGTTTCCGAACTCAGACGATCTCTCATGAACGAACTCGATTATTCCCGAGAAGCTGCCAATACGGAAAGAATGCGCCATTTTTTTAAAGATCATGAAAATATTATTATCCCAAGCATTTATTATAAATATTGCACCTCAAAAATACTTTGTATGAGCGAAATGTATGGAACAAAACTCACCGATAATATTAAAATTGAAAACGGATCTTCCCTTGTTCGCATTGGTGTTGAAGCTTTTCTCGATATGACTTTTCAATTTGGCATATTTCATGGCGATTTGCATCCCGGGAATTTAATTCTGAGAGAAGATGGCAAGCTGGCCATCATCGATTTTGGTCTGACTGTTCGCCTCAAGCGCGATTTGCGCAATACCCTTGCCTTTATGTTTTATGCCCTTTCGAAGCACGATGTTGAGACCTGCGCACGACTTTTTGTCGAATTAACTGAAAAAGATGATCTTACTATTAGCTCACAATTAGAATCAGAAATTGCTGAAATTCTCGATAGCGTCATTTCTGTTCCCGTCCAGGAACTGCGCTTAGGCCGCACTCTTATGAGAATTGCGCGGGTTGCGGCTAGCCGAAATGCACCCATGGAAAGAGATTTAATCCTATTTTTTAGAGCCTTAATTGCATTAGAAAACTTTGGTAGAAGCCTCGATCCTCACTTTCAAATTCTAGAATTTGCTACGGAATATTATGAAAAAAATTCTCTGTTGCAATTTGATAAAAAATGGCTGGAAAGAAACATAGGGCTTGCCATGCACGATTCAGGAGCATTTATCAAGGATCTCCCCATAACACTCCGAATTTTGGCAAAAAAATTACAAAGTGGTACTTTAACCTTTCAGTTTAAAAGTGAAGACATTATATTTTTAACAAGAGAACTCGATCGCGCATCAAATAGGCTTAGCCTTGCCATATTATTAGGATCCATTGTGTTAGGGAGTAGTATTGCTACTTATGGAAAACAAGGTAGACTGTACGACTTCCTAGCTACCTTTGGGTTGATTGGCTTTGGAACGGCGGTCATTCTAGGATTGTGGCTCATTATAGGAATTATTCGATCAGGGCGGTTTAAGTAA
- a CDS encoding histidine triad nucleotide-binding protein — MSEKTIFEKILQGEIPCKPVYEDEYTFAFNDINPQAPVHILIIPKKKIVNVAESNETDIEQMGRVLYTAKKVAELTGIAKTGYRLVMNNGDHGGQTVYYMHCHVLGGRSLAWPPG; from the coding sequence ATGAGCGAAAAAACAATATTTGAAAAAATTTTACAAGGTGAAATTCCTTGCAAGCCCGTTTATGAAGACGAATACACCTTTGCCTTTAATGACATCAATCCTCAAGCCCCCGTTCATATTCTCATCATTCCTAAAAAGAAAATAGTCAACGTTGCCGAATCGAACGAAACAGACATTGAACAAATGGGACGCGTCCTCTACACCGCTAAAAAAGTCGCCGAATTAACGGGCATTGCTAAAACCGGCTACCGCCTTGTCATGAACAACGGTGATCACGGTGGCCAAACCGTTTATTATATGCACTGCCATGTGCTGGGCGGAAGAAGTTTAGCATGGCCTCCAGGGTGA